Proteins encoded within one genomic window of Calonectris borealis chromosome 1, bCalBor7.hap1.2, whole genome shotgun sequence:
- the SMPD1 gene encoding sphingomyelin phosphodiesterase, with amino-acid sequence MAARAASAGPAALLSLPLALALSLSLSTGLPPAGGEAFLQAAPRWGWRNVSCPACRLLFGALDLALQLEPNVVRVGRVAARLCQDLRLARPEICRQAVQLFQRDVVSAWARSVLRPGEACGLLLGRHCGRWDIFGAWNISLPATPKPPVRPPVPPPPGAPTARLLFLTDLHWDRHYVPGSEAACPDPLCCRGTARPGPGGAGFWGEYGKCDLPLHTIEALLAQLPSAAPFAAVYWTGDIPAHDVWQQSRQDQLLALRTVTKLLHRHLGALPVYPAVGNHEATPVNAFPPPYVQGNQSSAWLYDAMAQAWQDWLPPPALQTLRAAGFYTVQVWPGLRLVSLNMNFCSQANFWLLINSTDPAGQLQWLVGVLAAAEQAGEKVHIIGHIPPAHCLHSWSWNYYRIVSRFEGTIAAQFFGHTHVDEFEMFYDEETLTRPVSVAFVAPSVTTYINLNPGYRVYEVDGAYPGSSHAVLDHETFILNLTEANAPGAEPRWQRLYRAREAYGLPSAFPTDWDQLIRRFQDDERLFQRFWFLFHKGHPPREPCLAACKAALLCALRTGRSADPGLCQSLRPALPFPRIQALWRQRRLC; translated from the exons ATGGCGGCGCGGGCTGCGAgcgccggcccggccgcgctgcTGTCGCTGCCGCTGGCCCTGGCGCTGTCGCTGTCGCTGTCGACCGGGCTGCCCCCTGCCGGGGGGGAGGCATTCCTCCAGGCGGCGCCGCGCTGGGGCTGGCGGAACGTGTCGTGCCCGGCCTGTCGCCTGCTCTTCGGGGCGCTGGACCTGGCGCTgcag ctggagccCAACGTGGTGCGCGTGGGGCGCGTGGCGGCCCGGCTCTGCCAGGACCTGCGGCTGGCGCGCCCCGAGATCTGCCGGCAGGCCGTGCAGCTCTTCCAGCGGGACGTGGTGTCGGCCTGGGCCCGCTCGGTGCTGCGGCCCGGCGAGGCCTGCGGGCTGCTGCTGGGCCGGCACTGCGGCCGCTGGGACATCTTCGGCGCCTGGAACATCTCCCTGCCCGCCACCCCCAAGCCGCCGGTGcggcccccggtgcccccgccgcccggcgcccCCACCGCCCGCCTTCTCTTCCTTACTGACCTGCACTGGGACCGCCACTACGTGCCAGGCAGCGAGGCCGCCTGCCCCGACCCACTCTGCTGCCGTggcaccgcccggcccggccccggcggcgccggctTCTGGGGCGAGTACGGCAAGTGCGACCTGCCGCTGCACACCATCGAGGCGCTCCTGGCCCAGCTCCCCAGCGCAGCTCCCTTCGCCGCCGTGTACTGGACAGGCGACATCCCGGCGCACGATGTCTGGCAGCAGAGCCGGCAGGACCAGCTGCTGGCCCTGCGCACCGTCACCAAGCTGCTGCACCGGCACCTGGGCGCTCTTCCCGTCTACCCGGCCGTGGGCAACCATGAGGCCACCCCCGTCAATGCCTTCCCCCCGCCATACGTGCAGGGCAACCAGTCCTCTGCCTGGCTGTACGACGCCATGGCCCAGGCCTGGCAGGACTGGCTGCCTCCCCCGGCGCTGCAGACCCTCCG GGCCGCCGGTTTCTACACGGTGCAGGTCTGGCCCGGGCTGCGCCTCGTCTCGCTCAACATGAACTTCTGCTCCCAGGCCAACTTCTGGCTCCTTATCAACTCCACTGACCCCGCGGGGCAGCTGCAGTGGCTGGTGGGGGTCCTGGCAGCCGCCgagcaggcaggggagaag GTGCACATCATCGGGCACATCCCCCCGGCCCACTGcctgcacagctggagctggaactACTACCGTATCGTCAGCAG GTTTGAAGGCACCATCGCGGCTCAGTTCTTCGGTCACACGCATGTGGATGAGTTCGAGATGTTCTACGATGAGGAGACGCTGACGCGCCCCGTCTCTGTCGCCTTCGTGGCCCCCAGCGTCACCACCTACATCAACCTCAACCCCG GCTACCGCGTGTACGAGGTGGATGGTGCCTACCCCGGCAGCTCCCACGCCGTGCTGGACCACGAGACCTTCATCCTCAACCTCACCGAGGCCAATGCACCGGGGGCAGAGCCGCGTTGGCAGCGCCTCTACCGTGCCCGCGAGGCCTACGGGCTGCCCAGCGCCTTCCCCACCGACTGGGACCAGCTCATCCGCCGCTTCCAGGACGACGAGCGCCTCTTCCAGCGCTTCTGGTTCCTCTTCCACAAGGGCCACCCGCCCCGCGAGCCCTGCCTGGCCGCCTGCAAGGCAGCGCTGCTCTGTGCCCTGCGCACCGGCCGCTCTGCCGACCCTGGCCTCTGCCAGTCCCTGCGCCCAGCGCTGCCCTTCCCACGCATCCAGGCGCTctggcggcagcggcggctctGCTGA